The window GTCGGAGCACGCTTGGTCACGACTTTCAGTTCATCGGCGGAGATCATGCCGTTATCGCGGTCCTGCACCAGCAGGCCACCATTAACGCGCTTGTAATCCAGGCCGGCGGCACGTTCTGCTGGCCACTGGCCACATTCGAGCAGGCGCACGTTCTGCTTGGCAGCTACTACAGCGGCGGCTTCGGCGCTCACTTTAGGCGCAATGATGACTTCGACAAACTGACGGTCAACGATGGCTTTGGCCGTATCGGCATCCAGCTCGCGGTTAAAGGCGATGATGCCGCCGAAGGCGGATTCGCTGTCGGTGGCGTAAGCCAGGTCGTAGGCTTTACGGATGCCGCCGTCTTCTTCCGGAACCACAGACACACCACAAGGGTTAGCGTGCTTAACGATGACACAGGCAGGCTTAACGAAAGACTTCACACACTCCAGCGCAGCATCGGTGTCGGCCACGTTGTTGTACGACAGTTCTTTGCCCTGCAGTTGTCTGGCGGTGGCGATAGAGGCTTCGGCCGGGTTGGCTTCAACATAGAAGGCCGCATTCTGATGCGGGTTCTCGCCGTAACGCATGTCCTGCGCTTTGATGAACTGGCTGTTGAAGGTCTGCGGGAAGGCCAGACGGTTATCCGTGCTCAGTACTTCCGCGTTCTGGTCGATGGTGCCCAGATAGTTGGCGATCATACCGTCGTAGGCGGCGGTGTGTTCGAAGGCTTTCAGCGCCAAACCAAAACGGGTTTTGTAGGTCAGGCCGTTATGTGCCTGCAGGTCTTCCAGCACCTTGCTGTAGTCGCTGCTGTTTACCACGATACCGACGTAAGCGTGGTTTTTCGCGGCGGAGCGCACCATGGTTGGGCCGCCGATATCGATGTTTTCAATCGCCAGCGCCAGATGGCAGTCAGGCTTGGCCACGGTCGCAGCGAATGGGTAGAGGTTAACCACCACCAGATCAATCGGGTTGATGCCGTGTTCGGTCATCACATCATCGTCCTGACCACGACGGCCCAGAACACCACCGTGAATTTTCGGATGCAGGGTTTTAACCCGGCCGTCCATCATTTCCGGGAAACCGGTGTAATCCGATACTTCAACCGCCGGAATCTGGTGGTCGATCAGCAGCTTGTAAGTACCGCCGGTGGACAGAATTTCAACGCCGGCCGCCTGCAGGGCCTGGGCGAATTCGACGATTCCGGTTTTATCCGACACGCTGATCAGGGCTCGGCGTACAGGGGTGATGTCCGCGGGGATCTCGTTGGCAGGAATAAAGTTGCTCATATGGTCAGGTTTTCTATGTTTTAAAAAAAGAAAAAGCGGCCACAAAGCCGCTGAGTATTCAGGATAAGTCTTAAAGCATGCCGTACTGCTTCAGTTTCTTACGCAGTGTGCCGCGGTTCAGGCCGAGCACAACAGATGCTTTGGTCTGGTTATCGCGGGTGTACTTCATGACGGTTTCCAGCAGTGGGGCTTCCACTTCGGACAACACCATGTCGTAGATATCGACCACGGCCTGACCATCAAGATGGTCAAAGTAGTTTTGCAGTGCTTTTTCCACACTGTCGCGCAGGGTTTGTGTCGCTTCTAACGGGGTGCGCAGATATTGCTGCAAGTCTGCTGAATCGGTCACTGTCTCAACCTTCCTTCTTTCGATTACTTCGCTGTTCAATGTATCGGTGTTCATGCTGCCAATTCCTTCTTCCGGATCGTATCCTTAAAAAACTGCTGCACCGCCTGTTGTTGCTCGGTACAGCTTTCCAGCCGGTTAAAGCGGGTACGGAAATCGCTGTCGCCGTTCTGATACTGGAGGTACCAGCTGACGTGCTTGCGGGCGATCCGTACGCCCAGAAAATCGCCGTAAAACTCGTACAGCGCTTCCAGGTGGCTTAATAAAATCTGTTCGACTTCCTGCAGTTGTGGGGCAGGAAGCTCTTCGCCGGTGGCCAGATAGTGGGCCACTTCGCGGAAAATCCAGGGTTGACCCTGAGCGGCGCGGCCAATCAGCACGCCGTCGGCGCCGGTGTACTGCATTACCTCGAAGGCTTTGCGGGCGCTGGTGATATCGCCGTTGGCAAACACCGGTATTCCAACGCTTTGTTTGATCGCGCGGATGGTGTCGTATTCGACGGTATTTCTGTAACCACAGGCACGTGTGCGCCCATGTACCGCCAGCGAGACAATGCCGGCGTCTTCGGCGATGCGGGCAATGCGCACGCCATTGCGGTTGTCCGGATCCCAGCCAGTGCGGATTTTCAGGCTGACCGGCACATCAACTGCACCAACAACCGCCTGTAATATGTCCTTCACCAGAGCTTCATCTTTCAGCAATGCTGAACCGGCAGCCTTGTTACAGACCTTCTTGGCCGGACAGCCCATATTGATGTCGATGATCTGGGCGCCGTTGGCAACATTAAATATGGCGCCCTGAGCCATGATTTCCGGGTCTCCGCCGACGATCTGTACCGCAATCGGTTCCGGTTCGCCGGTGTGATCCAGACGCAGCTGTGATTTACGCGTATGGCGTACATCCGGGCTGGATGACACCATTTCGCCGACGACCAGACCGGCCCCCAGCTGACGACAGAGCTGGCGGAACGGACGGTCAGTTACCCCTGCCATTGGCGCCAGAACTACTGGATTGGGTAGTGTGTAAGGGCCGATCGAAGGCATGCGAAACCGCTGAAATCTGATCAAAAAATGTGCTGCGAAAAAGTCGCGGTATGATACTCATAACCCCCTGTTGAATAAAGGGGGAGTTGGCTGCTTTTGTATGAATAGTGTGAAAAATTCTGATGGCGGCCGCTTGACCGCCGGGAATTATTGATTGCCTACAATCTGAATGGCATAGCTGACGGCTTCCGGGCCAGGATCGACAATTTCCA of the Thalassolituus hydrocarboniclasticus genome contains:
- the purH gene encoding bifunctional phosphoribosylaminoimidazolecarboxamide formyltransferase/IMP cyclohydrolase, encoding MSNFIPANEIPADITPVRRALISVSDKTGIVEFAQALQAAGVEILSTGGTYKLLIDHQIPAVEVSDYTGFPEMMDGRVKTLHPKIHGGVLGRRGQDDDVMTEHGINPIDLVVVNLYPFAATVAKPDCHLALAIENIDIGGPTMVRSAAKNHAYVGIVVNSSDYSKVLEDLQAHNGLTYKTRFGLALKAFEHTAAYDGMIANYLGTIDQNAEVLSTDNRLAFPQTFNSQFIKAQDMRYGENPHQNAAFYVEANPAEASIATARQLQGKELSYNNVADTDAALECVKSFVKPACVIVKHANPCGVSVVPEEDGGIRKAYDLAYATDSESAFGGIIAFNRELDADTAKAIVDRQFVEVIIAPKVSAEAAAVVAAKQNVRLLECGQWPAERAAGLDYKRVNGGLLVQDRDNGMISADELKVVTKRAPTEAELHDLIFAWKVAKFVKSNAIVYAKNRQTVGVGAGQMSRVNSARIAAIKAEHAGLVVEGAVMASDAFFPFRDGIDNAAANGIKAIIQPGGSIRDEEVIAAADEAGIAMVFTGMRHFRH
- the fis gene encoding DNA-binding transcriptional regulator Fis, which produces MNTDTLNSEVIERRKVETVTDSADLQQYLRTPLEATQTLRDSVEKALQNYFDHLDGQAVVDIYDMVLSEVEAPLLETVMKYTRDNQTKASVVLGLNRGTLRKKLKQYGML
- the dusB gene encoding tRNA dihydrouridine synthase DusB, which gives rise to MPSIGPYTLPNPVVLAPMAGVTDRPFRQLCRQLGAGLVVGEMVSSSPDVRHTRKSQLRLDHTGEPEPIAVQIVGGDPEIMAQGAIFNVANGAQIIDINMGCPAKKVCNKAAGSALLKDEALVKDILQAVVGAVDVPVSLKIRTGWDPDNRNGVRIARIAEDAGIVSLAVHGRTRACGYRNTVEYDTIRAIKQSVGIPVFANGDITSARKAFEVMQYTGADGVLIGRAAQGQPWIFREVAHYLATGEELPAPQLQEVEQILLSHLEALYEFYGDFLGVRIARKHVSWYLQYQNGDSDFRTRFNRLESCTEQQQAVQQFFKDTIRKKELAA